From Candidatus Paceibacterota bacterium, a single genomic window includes:
- the rpsP gene encoding 30S ribosomal protein S16: MLKIRLARIGRKNDPSFRVVVTESTRGPKSGKYIEVLGNYNPKMDSVVIDGERAKHWISAGAQVSDTVHNLLVGQGVIEGKKVNVLPKKSPIVKEVEESAEIPAEAAEAPAEGTAPAEEAPAEETSAEKEKSVEEAPAEEEKSE; encoded by the coding sequence ATGTTAAAGATTAGATTAGCACGAATTGGCCGCAAGAATGACCCGTCATTCCGCGTGGTCGTTACCGAATCAACTCGCGGACCAAAGTCCGGGAAGTATATTGAGGTGCTTGGCAACTACAACCCAAAGATGGACTCAGTTGTTATTGACGGTGAGCGCGCAAAGCATTGGATCAGTGCGGGCGCGCAAGTCTCAGACACGGTACACAACCTACTTGTTGGACAAGGGGTGATTGAGGGGAAGAAGGTGAACGTGCTTCCAAAGAAATCTCCGATTGTAAAGGAAGTCGAAGAGTCGGCAGAAATTCCGGCCGAAGCAGCAGAGGCACCTGCGGAGGGGACGGCGCCCGCTGAAGAAGCACCAGCAGAGGAGACTTCAGCTGAGAAAGAGAAGTCAGTAGAGGAAGCTCCGGCAGAAGAAGAGAAGAGCGAATAA
- the trmD gene encoding tRNA (guanosine(37)-N1)-methyltransferase TrmD, producing MIHFHIVTLFPESIEPYLDASILGRAQRDKKIKVSFYNPRDYTKDKHNRVDQKPYGGGPGMVLEAASVLRAAGKAIGRKKDVLTVFFSPSGEQFTNNLARKFTKKYKHIVFICGHYEGVDARVAKILKAKHVSIGPYVLTGGELPAAVMIDAMVRQIPGVLGAYESLEEERVSASEVYTRPEVLVWKDKQYRVPKILLSGHHKKIEEWKKKRSK from the coding sequence ATGATTCATTTTCACATAGTTACTTTATTTCCCGAGAGCATCGAGCCGTATCTCGATGCATCGATCTTGGGGCGCGCACAAAGGGACAAAAAAATAAAAGTCTCATTTTATAATCCGCGCGATTACACGAAAGACAAGCACAATAGGGTTGACCAAAAACCTTATGGCGGTGGCCCCGGTATGGTCCTTGAGGCAGCGTCAGTGCTCCGCGCAGCAGGGAAGGCTATCGGGCGAAAGAAAGATGTGCTTACGGTCTTTTTCTCGCCAAGCGGCGAGCAGTTTACGAATAATCTTGCGCGCAAGTTCACAAAGAAATACAAACATATTGTTTTCATCTGTGGGCACTACGAAGGAGTAGACGCGCGTGTCGCAAAGATACTCAAAGCAAAACATGTCTCGATCGGACCATATGTGCTCACTGGTGGAGAGCTTCCGGCAGCAGTCATGATCGACGCGATGGTGCGGCAGATCCCCGGGGTGCTCGGCGCGTACGAGTCGCTCGAAGAAGAGCGAGTGAGCGCGAGCGAGGTGTACACACGCCCCGAAGTGCTCGTTTGGAAGGATAAACAATACCGAGTTCCTAAAATATTACTCTCAGGTCATCATAAGAAGATAGAGGAGTGGAAAAAAAAGAGAAGTAAGTAA
- the rnr gene encoding ribonuclease R, translating to MTSQKENTIEGIISVTGRGIGYVTAEGFEQDIEIPEGSLNTALHGDTVEIVLLPKRADIRQQGEVLSVKERARTRFVGTIKRESGMYYLVPDERRMYADIVVTEGAEATPENTKVLVELSEWHDPRKNPHGKVIQVIGKKGEHETEMQAILIGHDVDTSFPADVETQALKIGENREITEEEVTKRRDMREATTFTIDPADAKDFDDALSVTFIDEDTIEVGIHIADVTHYVRPGSAIDEEAQKRGTSIYLVDRTIPMLPEVLSNDVCSLNPNEDKLAFSAVFELNRNAEVKSRWFGRTVIHSDKRFTYQSAQDVLDGASGEYEKELKEMERLAKELRAGRFKEGSIAFESDEVKFELDEKGKPINVIVKERLETMMMIEDFMLLANREVARFLYDESNGTSQLRDTVVYRIHDAPDEEKIQELAVFLKAIGYDLEEKQGVVRSRDINKLLEAAKGKPEEKLIQTATIRSMAKAIYSTKNIGHFSLAFSYYTHFTSPIRRYPDMMVHRILAHYLGGEKVPHDELQRYRRLAIESSQREADAVAAERESIRYKQVEYMQDHVGEMFDGIISGVTDFGVFVEENKTKATGMIRLRDLPDDYYVFDRSKYAVVGERTKRAYRLGDSIHVKLAEASLDDKQLTWKPV from the coding sequence ATGACATCACAGAAAGAAAATACTATAGAAGGAATAATCAGCGTCACCGGACGCGGCATCGGCTACGTCACTGCAGAGGGATTTGAGCAAGATATCGAGATTCCCGAGGGGTCGCTCAACACAGCGCTCCATGGTGATACGGTTGAGATTGTCCTCCTTCCGAAGCGTGCGGATATACGCCAACAAGGCGAGGTTCTTAGTGTCAAAGAACGAGCACGAACCCGCTTCGTCGGGACAATCAAGCGTGAGAGTGGCATGTATTATCTCGTCCCTGATGAACGACGTATGTACGCAGACATTGTTGTCACCGAAGGTGCTGAGGCGACTCCCGAGAATACAAAGGTGCTTGTCGAGCTTTCCGAGTGGCACGACCCGCGCAAAAACCCGCATGGCAAGGTCATCCAAGTCATTGGAAAGAAAGGCGAGCACGAAACCGAGATGCAGGCCATCTTGATTGGACACGATGTCGACACATCATTCCCTGCTGACGTTGAGACACAAGCTCTAAAGATAGGAGAAAACCGTGAGATCACCGAAGAAGAAGTCACAAAGCGGCGCGACATGCGAGAAGCAACCACCTTCACCATCGACCCGGCAGACGCGAAAGACTTTGATGATGCACTCTCGGTTACGTTTATTGATGAAGACACGATTGAGGTCGGAATCCACATTGCCGACGTCACCCACTACGTACGGCCCGGCTCAGCGATTGACGAGGAGGCACAGAAGCGCGGCACGTCAATCTACCTCGTTGATCGCACTATCCCCATGCTCCCCGAGGTACTCTCAAACGACGTATGTAGCTTAAACCCGAACGAAGATAAGCTCGCTTTCTCCGCGGTCTTTGAACTTAATCGAAATGCAGAGGTAAAAAGTCGTTGGTTCGGTCGCACCGTGATCCACTCAGACAAACGCTTTACCTACCAAAGCGCGCAAGATGTACTCGACGGCGCATCGGGAGAATACGAGAAAGAGCTCAAGGAGATGGAACGACTCGCAAAAGAACTTCGTGCAGGACGTTTTAAGGAAGGATCGATTGCGTTTGAGAGCGATGAAGTGAAGTTTGAACTCGACGAGAAAGGAAAGCCGATTAACGTCATTGTAAAGGAGCGCCTTGAGACCATGATGATGATTGAGGACTTCATGCTCCTTGCAAACCGCGAAGTCGCCCGATTCCTCTATGATGAAAGTAACGGCACGAGCCAACTCAGAGATACTGTTGTCTACCGAATCCACGACGCACCAGACGAAGAGAAGATCCAAGAACTCGCGGTCTTCCTCAAAGCAATCGGCTACGATCTCGAAGAGAAGCAGGGTGTTGTACGCTCGCGTGATATCAACAAACTCCTCGAAGCGGCAAAAGGAAAGCCTGAAGAAAAGCTTATTCAGACCGCCACTATTCGCTCAATGGCAAAAGCAATCTACTCGACAAAGAATATTGGGCACTTTTCGCTCGCCTTTAGTTACTACACACACTTCACTTCTCCGATTAGGCGCTACCCGGACATGATGGTGCATCGCATCCTCGCCCACTACCTCGGTGGTGAGAAGGTACCGCACGACGAACTCCAGCGCTACCGCAGACTCGCGATTGAGTCGTCTCAGCGTGAAGCCGACGCAGTTGCTGCAGAGCGCGAATCAATCCGCTACAAGCAGGTTGAGTATATGCAAGACCATGTTGGCGAAATGTTCGACGGCATCATCAGTGGCGTCACCGACTTTGGTGTTTTTGTTGAGGAGAATAAGACGAAGGCGACCGGCATGATTCGTCTCCGCGACCTCCCGGACGACTACTATGTGTTCGACCGCTCAAAGTACGCAGTTGTGGGCGAGCGCACCAAGCGCGCCTACCGCCTCGGCGACTCGATTCACGTTAAACTCGCCGAAGCAAGCCTTGATGACAAGCAACTCACCTGGAAACCGGTATAA
- the rpmF gene encoding 50S ribosomal protein L32 — protein sequence MGARMRLTRSKTGSRRSNHGLVEPRVSTCPNCQAPQLRHRACTECGQYRGRVVLDVARKAEKKAVKAEARQREMGEATPEREGDTKTPEESSK from the coding sequence ATGGGAGCACGGATGCGACTTACACGATCAAAAACCGGCAGCCGCCGGAGTAACCACGGGCTTGTTGAGCCGCGTGTTTCGACGTGTCCGAACTGTCAGGCACCACAGCTTCGTCACCGGGCGTGCACAGAGTGTGGTCAGTACCGCGGTCGTGTTGTCCTCGACGTCGCTCGAAAGGCCGAGAAGAAAGCCGTAAAGGCCGAGGCACGACAGCGGGAGATGGGGGAGGCAACACCCGAGAGAGAGGGTGATACAAAGACTCCGGAGGAATCTTCAAAGTAA
- the rnc gene encoding ribonuclease III yields MEKDIHKFETALGVSFNDIGLLKQAFIHRSYINEHKESGLEHNERLEFLGDAVLELVVTDFLYKKYPKKTEGELTAYRAALVNTGSLSAASDKLGVNEYLCLSKGEAQDTGRARQYILANTFEAIAGALYLDQGYEAAQKFIDDNLFHLTEDIVEKGLWQDAKSRFQEQAQEHAGITPRYELVEERGPDHDKTFVIGVYLDKAQIATGKGLSKQEAEQDAAQAALELKGW; encoded by the coding sequence ATGGAAAAAGATATACACAAATTTGAAACGGCACTTGGCGTTTCTTTCAATGACATCGGCTTGCTTAAGCAAGCGTTTATTCACCGTTCATATATCAATGAGCACAAAGAGAGTGGTCTTGAACACAACGAGCGACTCGAGTTTCTTGGGGATGCGGTTCTTGAGCTCGTGGTGACTGATTTTCTCTATAAGAAGTACCCCAAGAAGACCGAAGGCGAGCTTACTGCGTATCGCGCGGCACTCGTTAATACAGGTTCGCTCTCAGCGGCATCAGATAAGCTTGGAGTGAATGAATACCTCTGTCTCTCAAAAGGAGAGGCGCAGGACACCGGGCGAGCGCGTCAGTATATTCTCGCAAACACTTTTGAAGCGATTGCGGGCGCGCTTTACCTCGATCAGGGCTACGAAGCGGCGCAGAAGTTTATTGACGACAACCTCTTTCATCTCACTGAAGATATCGTCGAGAAGGGTCTCTGGCAAGACGCAAAAAGTCGCTTTCAAGAGCAGGCACAGGAGCACGCTGGTATTACCCCGCGCTACGAGCTTGTTGAAGAGCGTGGACCAGATCATGATAAGACATTTGTGATCGGTGTTTATCTCGACAAAGCGCAGATTGCGACTGGTAAAGGGCTCTCAAAACAAGAGGCAGAGCAGGATGCGGCACAAGCAGCACTTGAACTCAAGGGGTGGTAA
- the nusB gene encoding transcription antitermination factor NusB yields MANRHLSRSIVLQTLFEVDFDDVAGKGVDIDEALARNTDEFAPGSSDISFMKRLLDTVVSKRKELDDIIVKAAPEWPIEKISVVDRNVLRMGLAELLFADRAEVPAKVAINEAIELAKTFGGESSGRFVNGVLGAVYKELGEPGKHETSKKKKKKEVPYEDMPIERLGGAVVYAREGEEVYLALVHDVFGHWTLTKGHVEEDEEIKDGIKRSVKEELGIEVSTEKKLGTNEYVATHPENGKVRKQVIYYLAKAPFDDLMLPENKGGLDDAKWFKLSNILDLNFYDDILPIITSAINLLVKNDEPKEAEE; encoded by the coding sequence ATGGCAAATAGGCACCTTTCAAGAAGTATTGTTCTTCAAACTCTATTCGAGGTTGATTTTGATGATGTGGCAGGAAAAGGTGTGGATATCGATGAGGCGCTCGCTCGAAACACGGACGAATTTGCTCCGGGTTCGAGCGATATTTCGTTTATGAAGCGACTCCTTGATACTGTGGTCTCAAAACGCAAGGAACTCGACGATATTATTGTAAAAGCAGCACCCGAGTGGCCAATTGAGAAGATATCGGTAGTTGATCGCAATGTGCTGAGGATGGGGTTGGCAGAGCTTCTCTTTGCGGATCGCGCAGAAGTGCCGGCGAAAGTTGCGATCAATGAGGCAATCGAACTCGCCAAGACCTTTGGTGGAGAGAGTAGTGGCCGGTTCGTGAACGGAGTTCTTGGTGCAGTGTATAAAGAGCTTGGCGAGCCGGGCAAACACGAGACCTCAAAGAAGAAAAAGAAGAAAGAGGTACCGTATGAGGACATGCCAATCGAGCGTCTTGGTGGCGCGGTGGTGTATGCGCGCGAAGGTGAAGAGGTATACCTCGCACTCGTGCATGACGTCTTCGGACACTGGACGCTCACCAAAGGGCATGTTGAGGAAGACGAGGAGATCAAGGATGGGATTAAGCGTAGTGTGAAGGAAGAACTCGGTATTGAGGTATCGACTGAGAAAAAACTCGGCACCAATGAGTATGTCGCGACACATCCAGAGAACGGCAAGGTCCGCAAGCAGGTGATCTACTACCTCGCCAAGGCGCCGTTTGATGATCTTATGCTTCCTGAGAACAAAGGTGGGTTGGACGACGCGAAGTGGTTCAAACTCTCGAATATCCTTGACCTCAATTTCTACGATGATATCCTCCCAATAATCACGTCCGCAATCAATTTGCTCGTGAAGAATGATGAACCGAAAGAGGCAGAAGAGTAA
- a CDS encoding ribonuclease HII, whose protein sequence is MKKVKYIIGIDEVGRGPVAGPVSVGAVLLSRESSWQDFDGLRDSKKLTEKKREGWFTEIKESGVIYAVSSVGEQVIDERGIAYAIRLALSRSLKKLSVDPGECLVLLDGGLKAPEEYVNQQTIIKGDEKEHVIALASIVAKVTRDRYMTHMGKRHPEYCFEQHKGYGTKRHYEAIEEHGLCPLHRRSFLRGF, encoded by the coding sequence ATGAAAAAGGTCAAGTATATTATCGGAATCGACGAAGTGGGGCGTGGGCCGGTCGCAGGGCCGGTTTCAGTTGGTGCCGTGTTGCTCTCACGCGAGTCATCATGGCAGGACTTCGATGGGCTTCGTGACTCCAAGAAGCTTACTGAAAAAAAACGAGAAGGATGGTTTACCGAAATAAAGGAGTCAGGTGTCATTTATGCGGTCTCCTCGGTGGGTGAGCAGGTAATCGATGAAAGAGGGATTGCGTATGCAATCAGACTTGCGCTTTCCCGCTCGCTTAAAAAGCTCAGTGTCGACCCGGGGGAATGTCTCGTGCTTCTCGACGGGGGGCTTAAGGCACCGGAGGAGTATGTGAACCAACAGACCATCATTAAAGGGGATGAGAAAGAACACGTAATTGCGCTTGCCTCGATTGTTGCCAAGGTCACCCGTGATCGCTACATGACACACATGGGGAAGCGTCATCCTGAGTATTGTTTTGAGCAGCATAAAGGATACGGCACGAAACGTCACTATGAGGCGATAGAGGAGCACGGACTGTGCCCGCTGCATCGGCGCAGCTTCTTAAGAGGTTTCTAG
- a CDS encoding AAA family ATPase encodes MYLKSLELSGFKSFAKKSELTFASAITAIVGPNGSGKSNVAEAFRFVLGEQSLKSMRTKRGEDLIWGGSHTQSRGNRASARVSFDNTSRLFDIDFDEVTIERIVHRDGVNQYLINGSSVRLKDVAELLASANIGSSGHHIISQGEADRLLSASIKERREMIEDALGLKIFQYKKKESEKKLEQTEENINQVMSLRKEIAPHLRFLKRQVEKIERSKQMREELTELLRDYLRREEFYITSKKADIAVRAAEPREKLARLNAELAEARATLEKVSEEDARGKEVLEVEQKLRETRKERDELARRVGRLEGQISYAEKHVQRTADSVVKLSAVKMLADDIEREVADAMTLDSLDRVKSGLEKVRSLVVSFFNTHKEQEGVEDGHGDIEALRKEKDELDGKLKEAETKEAELRETYKKLQEELDESREEGRDAERAVFRITTEKNTVEGTLRDLARDEEVLKQQEAEFNRDVEEGAVLGGRLVLGYADITLNEDAARAEARSSQEERKREVERLKIRVEEAGGGSSDEVLKEYQEASERDEFLEREVRDLETSSESLKRVIADLDEQLAVKFREGIVKINKEFQHFFELLFDGGSAKLTVLEQKKRVKNNMLLTGDLGEEEAEIEAGIDIGVSLPRKKVKGLQMLSGGERALTSIALLFAMSQVNPPPFLILDETEAALDEANSRKYGEMIKELAKKTQLILITHNRETMSVAGILYGITMGSDGISKLLSVKFDEAVQVAK; translated from the coding sequence ATGTACTTGAAATCACTCGAACTCTCCGGATTCAAATCTTTTGCGAAGAAGAGCGAGCTTACGTTTGCCTCAGCAATCACCGCTATTGTGGGCCCCAATGGCTCGGGAAAGTCGAACGTCGCCGAAGCGTTCCGTTTTGTGCTCGGCGAGCAGTCGCTTAAGTCGATGCGTACCAAGCGTGGCGAAGACCTTATCTGGGGTGGCTCACACACCCAGTCGCGCGGGAATCGCGCATCCGCAAGAGTGTCTTTTGACAATACCTCACGGCTCTTTGATATCGATTTTGACGAAGTGACCATTGAGCGTATTGTGCACCGCGACGGAGTGAATCAGTACCTCATCAACGGAAGCTCCGTGCGACTCAAGGATGTCGCTGAACTGCTTGCAAGTGCAAATATCGGCTCGTCCGGGCACCATATCATCTCGCAGGGCGAGGCTGATCGGCTTCTCTCGGCGAGTATCAAAGAGCGTCGCGAGATGATTGAGGATGCGCTCGGGCTCAAGATCTTTCAATACAAGAAAAAGGAGAGCGAGAAGAAGCTTGAGCAGACGGAAGAAAATATCAACCAGGTTATGAGTTTGCGTAAGGAGATCGCGCCGCATCTCCGCTTCCTTAAACGACAGGTCGAGAAGATTGAGCGCTCAAAGCAGATGCGCGAAGAACTCACCGAGCTTTTGCGCGACTATCTCAGGCGTGAAGAGTTTTATATTACAAGCAAGAAAGCGGATATCGCGGTACGAGCGGCTGAGCCGCGCGAGAAGCTCGCACGACTCAATGCCGAGCTTGCCGAAGCCCGTGCAACACTGGAGAAGGTTTCAGAAGAAGACGCTCGTGGCAAAGAGGTGCTCGAGGTGGAGCAGAAGCTCAGGGAGACCCGCAAAGAGCGCGACGAGCTTGCTCGGAGAGTGGGGCGGCTCGAGGGCCAGATCTCATACGCGGAGAAACATGTGCAGCGTACGGCCGACAGTGTTGTCAAACTGTCTGCAGTAAAGATGCTCGCTGACGATATCGAACGTGAGGTTGCTGATGCAATGACGCTCGATTCGCTTGACCGAGTAAAGAGTGGGCTTGAGAAGGTTCGCTCGCTTGTCGTCTCATTTTTCAATACACACAAAGAACAAGAAGGAGTCGAAGATGGCCATGGAGATATTGAAGCGCTCCGCAAAGAAAAAGATGAGCTTGACGGTAAACTCAAGGAAGCAGAAACAAAGGAGGCCGAGCTCAGGGAGACATACAAAAAGCTCCAAGAGGAGCTTGATGAGAGCAGGGAAGAGGGGCGTGATGCTGAGCGTGCGGTCTTCCGTATTACAACCGAGAAGAACACGGTTGAGGGTACATTGCGTGACCTGGCGCGTGACGAAGAGGTCCTCAAGCAGCAGGAAGCAGAGTTTAATCGTGATGTGGAAGAAGGGGCAGTACTCGGCGGAAGGCTTGTCCTTGGCTATGCGGATATTACGCTTAACGAAGACGCGGCACGCGCTGAGGCGCGGAGCTCTCAAGAGGAGCGGAAGCGGGAGGTTGAGCGCTTGAAGATTCGTGTTGAGGAAGCCGGGGGCGGCTCAAGCGACGAGGTGCTCAAGGAGTACCAAGAGGCGAGCGAGCGCGACGAGTTTCTTGAGCGCGAGGTGCGCGACCTCGAGACATCGAGTGAGTCACTCAAGCGCGTCATTGCCGACCTTGATGAGCAGTTGGCGGTGAAGTTTCGAGAGGGGATTGTTAAAATCAACAAGGAGTTCCAGCACTTCTTTGAACTTCTTTTTGATGGCGGCTCGGCGAAGCTTACGGTGCTTGAACAGAAGAAGCGTGTGAAGAACAATATGCTTCTTACGGGAGATTTGGGAGAGGAAGAAGCCGAGATAGAAGCCGGTATTGATATTGGTGTCTCGCTTCCACGCAAGAAAGTGAAGGGACTCCAGATGCTCTCCGGTGGTGAGCGTGCACTTACCTCAATCGCGCTTCTCTTTGCAATGAGCCAGGTGAACCCACCGCCATTTTTGATACTCGATGAGACCGAAGCGGCGCTCGATGAGGCTAACTCGCGTAAGTATGGCGAGATGATTAAAGAGCTTGCGAAGAAGACGCAGCTTATCCTTATTACCCACAATCGTGAGACGATGTCAGTCGCCGGTATCCTCTACGGGATCACTATGGGGTCAGACGGCATCTCAAAACTTCTCTCGGTCAAATTCGACGAAGCAGTGCAGGTAGCGAAATAG
- a CDS encoding KH domain-containing protein codes for MEQDREFLEYVVKALVDNPDDVKIDRVVDEMGVLLTLNVNPADMGKIIGRSGNTAKAIRTLLRVVGMKNDARVNLKINEPAGGTGGREGGSATKTVDEAMEGLDL; via the coding sequence ATGGAACAAGACAGAGAGTTTCTCGAGTACGTAGTTAAAGCACTGGTTGATAATCCGGATGATGTAAAGATCGATCGCGTTGTTGACGAGATGGGGGTGCTCCTTACGCTTAATGTGAACCCCGCGGACATGGGAAAGATCATCGGACGCTCAGGCAACACCGCGAAAGCGATCCGCACACTCCTTCGCGTCGTTGGTATGAAGAACGACGCCCGAGTAAACCTCAAGATCAATGAGCCAGCAGGCGGCACCGGCGGTAGGGAAGGAGGAAGTGCAACCAAGACCGTTGACGAAGCGATGGAAGGACTCGACCTCTAA